One window of the Amblyraja radiata isolate CabotCenter1 chromosome 41, sAmbRad1.1.pri, whole genome shotgun sequence genome contains the following:
- the LOC116967840 gene encoding adenosine receptor A1-like gives MDVFVDVPSNLSHSKINCTTDFLNIRAWYFIVEVFTAFFAVLGNIFICFVVVRNRKLRTVTNFFLVSLAVADMLVGAVAIPCALLSDLGIPVCRYYLCVLMLCSILVLTQASIFGLFAVAVERYIAVLAPLRYRQLLTNRTTAMIIFGSWALAVVIGLLPLMGWRKAATPNETCIFFNIIDQAYMVYFNFILCMLLPLVAMFVIYAKIFTEARRQIRRIAERHINISVEEKRRRVVRKELRTATSLFIILFCFTLSWIPIHIINCIELFCPHYHIPTPLMLVTVVLSHANSVVNPIVYVFRIRTFWDAFQDLFPCLGLVGKHFKPGFTGMVQMAPLGNRCDVLPGN, from the coding sequence ATGGACGTGTTTGTTGATGTCCCATCCAATCTGTCCCACAGTAAAATCAACTGTACCACTGATTTTCTCAACATCAGGGCATGGTATTTTATTGTGGAAGTCTTCACAGCTTTCTTTGCCGTCCTGGGGAACATTTTTATCTGTTTTGTCGTGGTCAGGAACCGAAAGCTGAGGACAGTGACTAATTTCTTCCTGGTGTCGTTGGCTGTGGCGGACATGTTGGTGGGCGCAGTGGCGATCCCGTGTGCCCTGCTGTCTGATCTCGGCATCCCGGTATGCCGCTACTACCTGTGTGTCCTCATGTTGTGCAGCATATTAGTGCTGACCCAAGCCTCCATCTTCGGGCTGTTTGCCGTGGCGGTGGAGCGGTACATTGCCGTGCTAGCCCCTCTCCGCTACCGGCAGCTGCTGACCAACAGGACCACGGCCATGATCATCTTTGGCTCCTGGGCGCTGGCGGTGGTCATCGGTCTGTTGCCGCTGATGGGTTGGCGCAAGGCGGCTACGCCCAACGAGACGTGCATCTTCTTCAACATCATCGACCAGGCCTACATGGTCTACTTCAACTTCATCCTCTGCATGCTGCTCCCGCTGGTGGCCATGTTTGTCATCTACGCCAAGATCTTCACCGAGGCCCGGAGACAAATCAGGAGAATAGCCGAGCGACACATCAACATCAGCGTGGAGGAAAAGCGCCGGAGGGTTGTCCGGAAGGAACTGCGGACGGCCACCTCCCTCTTCATTATTCTTTTCTGCTTCACCCTCAGTTGGATTCCTATCCACATCATCAACTGCATTGAGCTCTTCTGTCCACATTACCACATCCCGACCCCTCTCATGCTCGTCACCGTCGTCTTGTCCCACGCCAACTCGGTGGTCAACCCCATAGTCTACGTCTTCAGGATAAGGACCTTCTGGGACGCGttccaggacctcttcccttgccTGGGCTTGGTCGGCAAACACTTCAAGCCCGGCTTTACTGGCATGGTTCAGATGGCGCCGTTGGGCAACAGGTGCGATGTGTTGCCGGGGAACTGA